One Marinobacter panjinensis DNA segment encodes these proteins:
- a CDS encoding MinD/ParA family ATP-binding protein gives MTDSLTARQHQSQPRTLAITGGKGGVGKTSVALNLSLTLAREGYKVLLLDGDTDLANVSIMLGRYPTRTLANVMAGECGLRDVIMEAEWGLHIIPGASGVEQCVEMAADESLRVLRALSRLEKDYDYVITDTASGLQKTGMHMIAAAELACLVVTPDPASLTDAFSLIKLLIRRGYRRTPSVLVNMAQGASQARSVFQRLDAAAQRHLGVQLHYLGAIWRDETLRQSVLNQRPVALMPPSDPSCRQFRTLSDMLNVRLRQLPPRKAGIAAYWHRVSTAPGESAPATLNSDPCQPVDPTAECKRLIADIGKVLTDSNDAALLRYEAFNGFFALLGRTMDEDTIEILQTGLAALDWQRLGKDQRAHLATHLHHIASQIDPDSVQRDSIQHDSVKNRAQQGGPGRGREPYYDRISFGDQSRLVRALREQPSDISLDQLLRSLADSDRNGS, from the coding sequence ATGACGGACTCCCTCACAGCCAGGCAGCACCAGAGCCAACCCAGAACACTGGCGATCACCGGTGGCAAGGGAGGTGTGGGTAAAACATCCGTCGCACTCAACCTTTCTCTTACCCTCGCCCGTGAGGGATACAAGGTTCTACTGCTGGACGGTGACACTGACCTTGCCAATGTCAGCATCATGCTGGGGCGGTATCCGACGCGGACCCTGGCCAATGTGATGGCCGGGGAGTGTGGCCTTCGCGATGTCATTATGGAGGCAGAGTGGGGGCTTCATATCATTCCTGGTGCGTCCGGAGTGGAGCAGTGTGTGGAGATGGCTGCGGATGAAAGCCTGCGTGTTCTCAGGGCGCTCTCCCGGCTGGAGAAAGATTACGATTACGTGATAACCGACACTGCATCCGGCTTGCAGAAGACAGGCATGCACATGATTGCTGCTGCAGAGCTGGCCTGCCTGGTGGTCACGCCCGATCCCGCCTCGTTGACGGATGCGTTTTCGCTGATCAAGTTGCTGATTCGCCGTGGCTATCGAAGGACGCCCAGTGTTTTGGTCAATATGGCTCAGGGTGCCAGCCAGGCAAGGTCGGTTTTTCAGCGTCTGGACGCTGCCGCTCAACGCCATCTGGGGGTGCAGCTGCATTACCTGGGGGCTATCTGGCGGGATGAAACGCTGCGCCAGTCTGTACTGAATCAGCGCCCCGTGGCTCTGATGCCGCCTTCGGACCCGTCCTGTCGCCAGTTTCGCACGCTCTCCGACATGCTGAATGTGCGGTTACGCCAGCTTCCTCCGCGAAAGGCAGGGATTGCGGCCTACTGGCACCGGGTATCGACAGCACCGGGGGAATCTGCTCCGGCCACCCTTAATAGTGACCCCTGCCAGCCAGTGGATCCAACGGCGGAATGTAAGCGACTGATCGCCGATATTGGCAAAGTGCTGACAGATAGCAATGATGCGGCCTTGCTGCGTTATGAAGCGTTCAATGGCTTTTTTGCACTGTTGGGGCGCACTATGGATGAAGACACGATCGAAATCCTCCAGACAGGCCTGGCGGCTCTTGACTGGCAACGGCTTGGCAAGGATCAGCGGGCCCATCTGGCCACCCACCTTCACCACATAGCCAGCCAGATTGATCCGGACTCTGTCCAGCGCGATTCCATTCAGCATGATTCAGTCAAGAACAGGGCGCAGCAGGGCGGACCGGGAAGGGGACGTGAACCCTACTATGACCGTATCAGCTTTGGCGACCAGAGCCGGCTGGTGAGAGCGCTCAGGGAGCAGCCTTCCGATATTTCCCTGGATCAGTTGTTACGGTCCCTGGCGGATAGTGACAGGAACGGATCCTGA
- a CDS encoding fatty acyl-CoA reductase, with protein sequence MEKQHLQTGTSASAVLEQLRGKHVLITGTTGFLGKVVLEKLIRAVPDIGGIHLLIRGNKRYPGARERFNNEIASSSVFERLRHEDNEAFENFLEDRVHCITGEVTEPRFGLTPDRFQALAGQVDAFINSAASVNFREELDKALKINTLCLENVAALARLNSKMAVIQVSTCYVNGKNSGPVTESVIKPAGDAIPRSTGGYYEIDELVHLLQDKIADVRSRYSGKLLEKKLVDLGIREANIYGWSDTYTFTKWLGEQLLMKALSGRSLTIVRPSIIESALEEPSPGWIEGVKVADAIILAYARGKVSLFPGKRSGIIDVIPVDLVANSIILSLAEAITEPAQRRIYQCCSGSSNPISLGKFIDHLMAEAKSNYADYEQLFYRQPTKPFIAVNRRLFDVVVGGMRLPLSIAGKALRLAGQNRELKVLKNLDTTRSLATIFGFYTAPDYVFRNDGLIALASRMGELDRVLFPVDARQIDWQLYLRKIHLGGLNRYALNERKLYSLRATQSRKKAA encoded by the coding sequence ATGGAAAAACAGCACCTACAGACCGGAACGTCGGCGTCCGCCGTTCTTGAACAGCTTCGCGGCAAGCACGTGCTTATCACCGGTACTACAGGATTTCTCGGTAAGGTAGTACTGGAAAAGCTGATCCGTGCGGTACCTGATATCGGCGGCATACACCTTCTTATACGGGGCAACAAGCGCTACCCGGGAGCCCGGGAGCGTTTCAACAACGAGATTGCCAGTTCGTCTGTATTCGAGCGCCTCCGGCACGAGGATAACGAAGCCTTCGAGAATTTTCTGGAAGACAGGGTTCACTGCATTACCGGTGAGGTCACGGAGCCCCGATTCGGCCTGACACCAGACCGCTTCCAGGCGCTTGCCGGCCAGGTCGATGCCTTTATCAATTCCGCGGCCAGCGTCAACTTCCGGGAAGAACTCGACAAGGCGCTGAAAATCAACACCCTCTGCCTGGAGAACGTGGCGGCCCTGGCCAGGCTGAACAGTAAGATGGCCGTGATCCAGGTATCCACCTGTTACGTGAATGGCAAGAACTCCGGACCGGTTACCGAGTCCGTTATCAAGCCTGCCGGCGATGCCATTCCCCGCAGTACTGGTGGCTACTATGAAATTGATGAGCTTGTGCATCTGCTGCAGGACAAGATTGCCGATGTTCGCTCCCGTTATTCCGGCAAACTGCTTGAAAAGAAACTGGTGGACCTGGGGATTCGCGAAGCCAACATTTATGGCTGGAGCGATACCTATACCTTTACCAAGTGGCTTGGCGAGCAGTTGCTGATGAAGGCGCTGTCAGGCCGGTCACTGACCATCGTACGCCCATCCATTATCGAGAGCGCCCTGGAAGAGCCGTCGCCTGGCTGGATTGAGGGTGTGAAGGTTGCCGATGCCATTATTCTGGCTTATGCCCGAGGCAAGGTGTCGCTGTTCCCCGGCAAGCGCAGTGGCATCATTGATGTGATTCCGGTGGACCTGGTTGCCAACAGCATCATCCTGTCCCTGGCTGAAGCTATCACAGAGCCGGCCCAGCGACGGATTTACCAGTGTTGCAGCGGCAGCTCCAATCCGATTTCACTGGGTAAGTTCATTGACCACCTGATGGCCGAGGCGAAGTCCAACTACGCTGACTATGAACAGTTGTTCTATCGCCAGCCCACAAAGCCTTTTATTGCGGTAAACCGCAGACTGTTTGATGTGGTGGTAGGTGGTATGCGACTGCCGTTGTCCATCGCCGGCAAGGCGCTGAGGCTGGCGGGCCAGAACCGGGAGCTGAAAGTTCTGAAAAACCTGGATACGACCCGGTCGTTGGCCACCATCTTCGGGTTTTACACGGCGCCGGATTATGTTTTCCGCAACGATGGACTGATAGCGCTGGCCTCCCGTATGGGCGAACTGGACCGGGTGCTGTTTCCGGTGGATGCTCGCCAGATTGATTGGCAACTCTACCTGCGCAAGATTCACCTGGGCGGGCTCAATCGTTACGCCCTCAATGAACGCAAGCTGTATAGCCTGCGCGCCACCCAGTCCCGAAAGAAAGCAGCGTAA
- the acs gene encoding acetate--CoA ligase: MTDKQVYPVSPDVAKRALLNRDQYDKMYRQSVDDPETFWAEHGKRLDWIKPYSKVKNTTYDYDNLSIKWFEDGQLNAAANCLDRHLEKRGDQTAIVFEGDDPGNSRNVTYRELYEETCKFANVLKDQGVKKGDVVTIYMPMIVETGVAMLACARIGAIHSVVFGGFSPEALGARIANGKSRFVVTADEGVRGGRKIPLKKNVDAALNNEAGADVDKVIVVKRTGGDVPWKDGRDQSYEELMKGASTDCPAEPMNAEDPLFMLYTSGSTGAPKGVLHTTGGYMVFTSMTHEYVFDYHDGDVYWCTADFGWVTGHSYILYGPLANGATTVLFEGVPNYPDTSRMGQVVDKHKVNILYTAPTAIRALMAEGESCMDGTTRESLRLLGSVGEPINPEAWEWYHRVIGNSKCPIVDTWWQTETGGILISPLPGAIDLKPGSATVPFFGVKPALVDNDGNILEGKAEGNLVILDSWPGQMRTIYGDHERFKQTYFSTYKGMYFTGDGARRDEDGYYWITGRVDDVLNVSGHRLGTAEVESALVSHDKVAEAAVVGYPHEIKGQGIYVYVTLVHGEEPSDELKKELVQWVRKEIGPIASPDVIQWAPGLPKTRSGKIMRRILRKIASNEHDQLGDTSTLADPGVVDDLISGRANK, from the coding sequence ATGACTGATAAACAGGTTTATCCGGTAAGCCCGGATGTGGCCAAAAGGGCCCTGCTGAACCGGGATCAGTACGATAAAATGTATCGCCAGTCGGTAGACGACCCGGAAACCTTCTGGGCCGAACACGGCAAACGCCTTGACTGGATCAAGCCGTACTCCAAGGTGAAAAACACCACGTACGATTACGACAACCTCTCCATCAAGTGGTTTGAAGACGGCCAGCTGAATGCGGCCGCCAACTGCCTCGACCGTCACCTGGAAAAGCGCGGTGACCAGACAGCGATTGTTTTCGAAGGTGATGACCCCGGCAATTCCCGTAATGTGACCTACCGCGAACTGTACGAAGAAACCTGCAAGTTCGCCAACGTTCTGAAAGATCAGGGCGTCAAGAAAGGCGATGTGGTCACCATTTACATGCCCATGATCGTGGAAACCGGTGTTGCCATGCTGGCTTGTGCCCGTATCGGTGCGATCCACTCTGTTGTCTTCGGTGGTTTCTCGCCGGAAGCACTCGGCGCCCGCATTGCCAACGGCAAATCCCGCTTTGTCGTAACCGCTGATGAAGGCGTTCGCGGTGGCCGCAAGATTCCACTGAAGAAGAACGTGGACGCGGCACTCAATAATGAAGCCGGTGCTGACGTCGACAAGGTAATTGTGGTCAAGCGCACCGGTGGCGATGTGCCCTGGAAAGATGGCCGTGACCAGAGCTATGAAGAGCTGATGAAGGGCGCGTCTACGGATTGTCCTGCAGAGCCAATGAATGCGGAAGATCCGCTATTCATGCTCTACACCTCAGGCTCCACCGGCGCTCCGAAAGGGGTGCTGCATACCACGGGTGGTTACATGGTCTTCACCTCCATGACCCACGAATACGTATTCGATTACCACGACGGCGACGTTTACTGGTGTACAGCAGACTTCGGCTGGGTCACCGGCCATAGCTATATCCTGTATGGCCCGCTGGCTAACGGCGCAACCACCGTGCTGTTCGAGGGTGTGCCCAACTACCCGGACACCTCCCGCATGGGTCAGGTGGTGGACAAGCACAAGGTGAATATCCTGTACACCGCGCCCACCGCCATCCGCGCCCTGATGGCCGAAGGCGAGTCCTGCATGGACGGCACTACCCGTGAAAGTCTGCGCCTGCTGGGTTCAGTAGGTGAGCCGATCAACCCCGAGGCCTGGGAGTGGTACCACCGGGTTATCGGTAACAGCAAGTGTCCGATTGTCGACACCTGGTGGCAGACTGAAACCGGCGGCATCCTGATATCGCCGCTGCCCGGCGCTATCGACCTGAAGCCAGGGTCAGCCACAGTGCCGTTCTTCGGCGTGAAGCCGGCACTGGTGGACAACGATGGCAACATCCTGGAAGGCAAGGCTGAGGGTAACCTGGTTATCCTGGACAGCTGGCCAGGCCAGATGCGCACCATCTATGGTGACCATGAGCGCTTCAAGCAAACCTATTTCAGCACCTACAAGGGCATGTACTTTACCGGTGACGGTGCCCGCCGTGATGAAGACGGCTATTACTGGATTACCGGCCGCGTGGACGACGTGTTGAACGTGTCTGGCCACCGCCTGGGTACCGCCGAGGTCGAGAGTGCCCTGGTATCCCACGACAAGGTTGCCGAGGCCGCTGTGGTAGGCTATCCGCACGAAATCAAGGGGCAGGGCATCTATGTCTATGTCACCCTGGTTCACGGTGAGGAACCTTCCGACGAGCTCAAGAAGGAACTGGTGCAGTGGGTGCGTAAGGAAATTGGCCCGATCGCATCTCCGGATGTGATTCAGTGGGCGCCGGGACT